In Nicotiana tabacum cultivar K326 chromosome 11, ASM71507v2, whole genome shotgun sequence, a single window of DNA contains:
- the LOC107800324 gene encoding uncharacterized protein LOC107800324, translated as MNLTQKSIKYTCSSRNLLIDFKNLQSRLNFTSLSSSNFLQTLTVNNGSRPISNSLHNFLPETQNPQNIVSLICSALKNKNNGHLVLLQKTIENHGLIGYLRNTEISRVLLRCQSDSSTALSFFNWVKTDLGVKPNTQNYCLVIHILTWSKNFSQAMKILSELVNLKRDGPVSVDVFESLLSASGVCNWDPVVFDMLIKAFLKVNMVKDGFRAFRKTVKHGMYPTVITINCLLNGLSKLNYSKKCWEVYAEMERIGVHPNSCTFNILTLVLCKDEDANKVNDFLEKMEEEGFQPDIVTYNTLVSSYCRKERLKDAVYLYQIMYIRGVLPDLFTYTSLINGFCRKGNVRDAHQLFLRMADRGLKPDLILYNTLICGYCKEGMMQEARFLLHDMIGEGMYPDKFTCSVLVQGYQNQDNLVSAVNLVTELQRFRFVVSHDIYNYLIAALCMETRPFAAKALLDRVSGNGYEPNNMVYRELIESFCRWNFPDEALCLKAEMVLKDLKPDICTYRAIIKSLCKLSRSMEANSLMREMTDFDVPPDIEVCRALVNGHCRENNFCEAQSLLSFFAQEFGIFDTVCYNAIIRLLIAECDIAKLLKFQDKMRKVGFVPNQLTCKYVIDGLQKAVRVHKINTPVQ; from the coding sequence ATGAATCTAACTCAGAAATCAATCAAATACACATGTTCGAGTAGAAATTTATTAATTGATTTCAAGAATTTGCAGTCAAGATTGAATTTTACATCATTGTCATCATCAAATTTTCTCCAAACTTTAACAGTAAATAATGGGTCCAGACCCATTTCAAACTCCCTTCACAACTTTCTACCTGAAACCCAAAACCCTCAAAACATTGTTAGTCTGATATGCTCGGCActaaagaacaaaaacaatggcCATTTGGTCCTTCTTCAGAAAACCATCGAAAATCATGGGCTTATTGGTTATCTCCGTAACACTGAAATCTCAAGGGTCCTGTTGAGATGCCAGTCTGATTCATCTACCGCTCTTAGCTTCTTCAACTGGGTCAAGACTGATTTAGGTGTCAAACCTAACACTCAAAACTACTGTCTTGTTATTCATATATTGACTTGGTCAAAAAACTTTTCACAAGCAATGAAAATTTTGTCTGAATTGGTTAATTTGAAGAGAGATGGACCGGTCAGCGTAGATGTGTTTGAGAGTTTGCTTTCAGCTAGTGGTGTATGCAATTGGGACCCTGTTGTGTTTGATATGCTAATTAAGGCTTTTCTCAAGGTGAATATGGTGAAAGATGGTTTTAGAGCTTTTAGAAAGACGGTGAAGCATGGTATGTACCCGACTGTTATTACCATAAACTGTCTTTTAAATGGTCTTTCAAAGTTAAATTATAGTAAAAAATGTTGGGAAGTATATGCTGAAATGGAAAGAATAGGAGTGCACCCAAATTCGTGTACCTTCAATATATTAACTCTTGTCTTGTGCAAGGATGAAGATGCGAACAAGGTCAATGATTTCTTGgagaaaatggaagaagaaggGTTTCAACCTGATATAGTTACATATAATACATTAGTTAGTAGCTATTGTAGGAAAGAAAGATTGAAAGATGCAGTCTACTTGTATCAAATTATGTACATTAGAGGCGTATTACCAGATTTGTTCACATACACTAGTTTGATAAATGGCTTTTGTAGGAAAGGAAATGTGAGAGATGCTCATCAGTTGTTCCTGAGAATGGCTGACAGAGGGTTAAAACCAGATCTTATTTTGTATAACACTCTTATTTGTGGTTATTGCAAAGAGGGGATGATGCAAGAAGCACGGTTTCTTTTGCATGACATGATTGGAGAAGGGATGTACCCTGATAAGTTCACTTGTTCGGTTCTTGTACAAGGATATCAAAATCAGGATAACCTAGTTTCCGCTGTGAATTTAGTCACAGAGCTTCAAAGGTTTAGATTTGTAGTATCTCATGATATATACAACTATCTAATTGCTGCTCTTTGTATGGAGACTCGACCATTTGCAGCCAAGGCTCTATTGGATCGAGTATCTGGCAATGGATATGAGCCTAACAATATGGTCTATAGGGAGTTGATTGAATCTTTCTGCAGATGGAATTTCCCTGATGAGGCCTTGTGTTTGAAAGCTGAGATGGTGTTAAAAGATTTGAAGCCCGATATATGTACATATAGAGCTATAATTAAGAGTTTGTGTAAATTAAGCCGAAGCATGGAGGCTAATTCCTTGATGAGAGAAATGACTGATTTTGATGTGCCGCCTGATATTGAAGTTTGTCGAGCTTTAGTAAATGGGCATTGCAGAGAAAACAATTTCTGTGAGGCGCAATCGCTGTTAAGCTTCTTTGCTCAAGAATTTGGAATATTTGACACAGTTTGTTACAACGCAATTATCAGGCTTCTAATCGCTGAATGTGATATTGCCAAATTGTTGAAATTTCAAGATAAAATGAGGAAAGTGGGTTTTGTGCCAAATCAGCTGACATGCAAGTACGTAATTGATGGATTACAGAAAGCTGTGAGAGTCCACAAAATCAACACCCCAGTGCAGTAA